DNA from Drosophila busckii strain San Diego stock center, stock number 13000-0081.31 chromosome 2R, ASM1175060v1, whole genome shotgun sequence:
TTCAGACAGACCAAGGAATGGCTGCTGAAGGCGCCACAATGTATCCCGTTACAGGGCCATAAAACTTCATAAACGGCTGTTGACGAGGTCAAATTATACCGCATACGCACACGTCCAGGTCCAGGTCCAGGCCGCAGTTGGGGGCGCTTGGCTAATTGGACGCGAGTGCGAGCCTTAAACTTAAAAAGTGGGCGGTGCATAACAATTGTGGGcgatttgcatacaatttggCGCTTGAGTTACCAGCACAGCGGCGTCAAAATGTTGCTGCGTCATTGTTGAGccgtaacagcagcagcagcagcagcagcagcaacaacaattgctgatttttttttatgaatagaccaaagtaaatgaaaatagctaaaaaatgtAACACAATGCACTGAACTATTTGTCTTTGTTTGCTGACAGACAGACTGTCATAACATATGTAAATGAGTGGAGTGGTCAGGGAGGATGCCTGACATTGTcaaggctgcagctgcatatcGCAAGCTTGCAGCAGCacataataatacaaaaaaaaaaatgtacattaTATTGTACTGTGTAGGTTTTAAATAATCTTTTGCAGCTTATGTTGCCAAGCCAAATGTTGCAgacaatttgcagcaacacttgttgcttgcaacacCGAACAGTTAAGGCCATTATGCCTGCCTATAATCCTtaaccaaaagcagcaacatcgGCTTGCGCTTGTCGTGCTGACTTTGGCTGCCTTTCGGCTCGGCTCTGCTCTGTTCTGCtccacacacatataaaaaccGGATGTTACGCCAAACATTTGGCACAGAAGTGTTTTACATTTACACGGCCAACAAGTGTCCTGTGCCTGAgaacccaaaaaaataaaaatacttatattctatatatattgagCTAAGCTTAAGCTCGGCGTGTGCAAGGCttgtgaattttaaattttccatTTGCGATATGTTTTTTTAATCAGCTCGCAGCTTTGGACgacaaaagttaaagttgacATCGCTTCGATTGAAAAATATTGCTCAAgtgtattataataaaatataaggtAAGTGTGctcaaaactattttaaaatgcaactaatACATGTGCACAATGTGAAAGTCTTTGTCAGGCAACTTAAAGTTTAGCCATAAAATTGActgcattaaacaaatataatgtCTAAGCTTacactttgaattttatttatgcccgTAGCTAAAGACAATGTGAATAGAATTGATTTTTTGggcaatattttatgcaaaagattaaattacatttttgttggTTCAATgaccaaacaaaacaattttgccAGACCACTGTCATTAACACTACAAACTTATTGTTAACTGTGCATATGCGCTCACCTGTTCCGTTTTGGGGCTTAATAAAggtaaattgaaatatttacgaCTGCACTTTAGTGGGATGCGTGCGGAAACAGAGCAGCGCTAGATTCTCATTTGAAAAGTGCACAACGAGACAAGAGCGCAAACCGCTGAGAGCAAACATTTGGAATGTGGCATTTGGCATGTGGGCTCAACTCTCAAGTACTTGCTGCGAAGCATgaaacaatttttgatttatcaCTGACATGCAGCATCAGCTCTACTATGTATGAACTGGgcgtgtggcatgccacacgcGACAATCATTTGTCTTTTGTCGCCAGTCGCTTGAGGTGTTAAGCTACGCCTGACGCCTACTTGCtgataaattatatttaaaaataagtaacaattgccagcagttacagctgcagcagcagcacaacttCAAATGTATCGCGTTGCCAATATTCAATAGAATATTAAGTATGCAAATCTGATTAAAATCACAGCCAAAGACACcgaaataaaaagaaagtgTCAGCTTACATATTAGAGCAGACATCAACATAAACGAATTAACGAGTGTGTTATTGATATCAgacaacgctgcgtatgcgtaatgtcagcccacaaaaatcaaatgtgtACCTGCCTTGTGTCTTCTCatcatttattgttttgacTTGTTGCTGAATTTTTGACAAAATCAATCAACCTGTTTTACCAATTTAGCATTTTGTCAGTTTGTCAGTCTTTACTTATGACTTTTGTAGCGACAAGGCCTGGCCAACGCATATGCCAAATTACATGTTACATGTGGCACTTGCCATATTGCTGACAATTAGCagcttaaatcaaaattaacgCTAGTGCCAGCACTAACAAATTACCTTTTGGCCTAAAACCTCATTTGCTGGCCAGGCCTAGCAATGAATGCCAGCTGATTGCGTCTGCACTGCACACAATAagaaatacattaaatttttttttatttttgctttacatataatttttttcttttcacatTTGCATTATCTGGCAACAGTTTGTGTAATTTTACAGTAATGGccaaaagtatataaaatgtatgttAATGAGCAAATTGCCAAGCTATGCGTATGCCAGACAGTTGGGGTCAGCATGTCTCTCTGCTTGCAAAATGGCTGAAGGGCTAAACCTGGCTTGTAGCAGTAATCCGTCAATAGCGCGTTGTTTCATTTAGTCGTAGTCATTTACTtcaaaagttaattttaaatggtTATATGCTGTACATCCTTCTATTGGTTTCTGAAAATCaagattttttgttttatttaccgttttgatattattattatgttgatTATATTTACAAGTCTTTAGCGATTgatcaatatttttatttactataattttattaaaattatatatatacaaaatttctcaatttaactaaattacaCAAGCTACTTACTTTAATTTGAAtcgcaacaattaaaaattgctaaaaattattataacatACTCAAAACGACAGAAAGGtcaataattgttataaattgaaaaagacTAGACATCTCTTATTTGTAAATGTATAATGCGTAAGCTTACatgtgatttatattttattatatgctaagctttgcttttaacttGGCTTACATTGCCCTTCAGAGAGATTTTAACTGCGCTTCTGCCGCTTAACTGCAACGAAAGCTTGAGAGCTTCATGCGTGGGGTTAGCTTCAGTTTGGGCGTTAAGTGCATCAGTTTCAGCGTTTCCGTCACCATATCCAAAAGCCATAATCATTTGCATCTCTAATGTACTGCCGCACACTCCGGACGTACATATATCAACGGACAACGTGGGTCGGGAATAGCAAACGCCTTGGCAGTTTGAGTTGGGCGGCTGGGGGTTGGGTTGGGATGCCAGCTCGAATTGTGTGTTGTGGCTTTAATGCCGTTGGTTAGCACATTTTACGCGCACATTCATATTTCGCAGATGAtcgcataaatattgttatggTTAATTAGCGGGACACTTTGTCTGGGCGAAGAATAAGCAAAGGCGTTAAGACCTGGCCACCggagtagttgctgctgttagccAAGTAAAACGACTACATAAGCTGTGAGAAAGGGAGAGTGGGAGGAGAGATATAGCGCCGGCGTTGTGTTAATGTGATTAAAACTTGTAATAGATTAAGACAACACCTCATCATAATTATGTACGTTGTTCTTCTTTGTTTTTGCAGTCATGGGCATAGCGTTGATGTTCTTGCTGGCCAATGCCATGGCCATACACAGCGAAATCATAGAGTCGCCCAGTTTTAATGACAATGCTTTGGTGGAGCCTGAGgacagtggcagcagcaacagcatcaacaaTCATAATGAAGGCAACTTGTTAGATGTGCTCAGTGAAAAGCCAGAGCAAGCTGAGCTAGAGTTTCGTTACCCCATCTCCGCCATTGGCGTGGACTACGGCAAGAACTCTGTCATCTTACGCTTTCAGAAACACGCGCGTAAGCAACGCTTTAAATATGATCCGGAGCTGGATGAGAAGCGTCGCTCCCTGCAAGAtaactttatgcattttggTAAGCGACAGGCGGAGCAACTGCCGCTGACCAGCGATGCGAGCTACTATGATCGTTATGGACGCGACCCTAAGCAGGATTTTATGCGCTTTGGACGTGCTCCCTCAGATTTCATGCGCTTTGGTCGTGCTCCCTCAGACTTTATGCGCTTCGGGCGCTCGGATAATTATATGCGATTTGGCAGAAACTTGCACATGGAGGAGCTGCGTAGTCCCAAGCAGGATTTCATGCGTTTTGGTCGTCCGGATAATTTTATGCGTTTTGGTCGCTCAGCAACACCTTCCAATTTTGAGCGCAATGGCAAAATGGATCCgaattttatgcgctttgGCAAGAGTCTTCAAAGTAATCAGGAGTCGAATCATACTCACAAAATTTCCATTATTaatggcaagcagcaaaacaagATGGAAGAGAATCCCACAGACAAGGCCATAGCTTTGCTATttcataaatcaaaatcacaAGTCGAGCCACAGCCCAAGAGCAGCGAACTGACTGAATCGCAAAACAATCTGGAGGATAGCGTGGAACAGTTCTTTGAGcagtaaatacaatttaaaaattgcaccACATTGTATATAGACATTGAGTGAAACTAATTCGAACAATTATATTCAGTAGCTATGTGTGTTTTATGTGAAATTATagttattgaatttttaataggGGCTGGATTAAAAATtcaccaaaacaaaaaaaaaaacaaaaaaaacaaaccatGATCTGATTCTAAGGCAAGGACAAACCCAAACCAAAGCGCATAATTGTTAAGTGTACtactatacatatacatatataaacatatacatacatatacacaaataaaatctttaatgTAACTAACTAAATGCATGGAAATGTTGTGAACGTTCTTTTAAATAAAGACTATTCGCTTATATACGCTGTTTTTCTCAATTTGATATTGTAAGGCTTTATAGAGTGGgattttttgttagcttggTGGTAATGTAAATTGATAATATCAATAATATAAAGCGAACATATGTATACTTCTAGTATGTGCCAATGTGCTGTTTCCTctatttgaattcaaataaacGGCGCTAAATATCGATAGCATCGAAATCTAGCGTGAAAAAGGCTATTAAAACATCTACGTTGCGTTGGATTGTCTTACTATTTCGATTGCAATATTGCATCGATATATCAATGCTTTCTCACATCACTGGCTATCTTCtagtttgttattttataattaaaatcacaGAGTtcattgcagctgctttaatcAACAAGTAGCCGCTACATTAACAATAGGTAAATCCACAAAtagagcaattaaattaatagtttCATGCAGCGCTGCGCATTCAACAAACATTGTCTAAAGTCCAacttgttgctttgtttttgttattgttggcgtGGCGTtagcggcagcaacatta
Protein-coding regions in this window:
- the LOC108595531 gene encoding FMRFamide-related peptides; protein product: MGIALMFLLANAMAIHSEIIESPSFNDNALVEPEDSGSSNSINNHNEGNLLDVLSEKPEQAELEFRYPISAIGVDYGKNSVILRFQKHARKQRFKYDPELDEKRRSLQDNFMHFGKRQAEQLPLTSDASYYDRYGRDPKQDFMRFGRAPSDFMRFGRAPSDFMRFGRSDNYMRFGRNLHMEELRSPKQDFMRFGRPDNFMRFGRSATPSNFERNGKMDPNFMRFGKSLQSNQESNHTHKISIINGKQQNKMEENPTDKAIALLFHKSKSQVEPQPKSSELTESQNNLEDSVEQFFEQ